In the genome of Thermococcus sp. MV5, the window CGCTTGCAAGCCATTGGAAGTGATCAACTAAAGAGGGATTTTCATAGGTTGCAAAAGTTTCTCCAAGCTTGTACAAGTTGTAAAGTTCATTTTCCTGATGAATTATGTTTTTCAAGAGATCCCTAATCTTCATCCTTCTCTACTCCGTTACACCTTTAATATCTATATGAATAAAGGCAGTCTCAACTTCTTCTACTTCTTCAATTCTTTTTTTAACTTCTTCACTTATATCATGAGCCTCTTTAAGGGTAAGTTCTGGCAACACTTCTATATGCACCTCCACATGTAATCTTGGACCTACATAATGTGCTCTTAAATCGTGCATTCCTTTAACTCCCTCAACACTCATCACTTTCTCCACTATCCTCCTGTAAATATCTTCTGGTGGAGAAACCCCAGTCAGGTGATTTATATTTTTGACAACTATCTCAAAGGCAACTTTTGCAATAAAAAATGCTACGATAATGCCTGCTATAGAATCCCCATAAGAAATTCCAAACTTTTGAAGGAAAAGACCAACTAAAACAACTACACTACTTAGAGCATCGCTTCGGTGGTGATAAGCATCAACAATAACTATCTGATTCCCAAGCTTTTTTCCAACCCTCAGAGAGTACCGAGTCATCATTTCTTTGGAAATTATGGAAACCACTGTAATCCCAATCATAAGTACGTTTACCTTAATTACATGTCTTTCAATAATTCTCTCCAAAGCATCTCTTCCTATCTCATATGCCACTAAGAATAACAACACACCCATGAAAAACGCAAAAAGAGACTCGAATCTCGAATGCCCAAATGGATGACTCTGATCTGCCGGTTTTGAGGCAATTTTAACTCCAAGATATCCTACAACACTAGTCACAACATCTGAAAGAGAATGAATCCCATCCGATATCAAAGCCAAACTTGAATGAAGGGCACCCACAATAATCTTCGCAATACCCAGAACAATATTTCCCACAATACTCACTATTAGGGGCTTGTAAATTGTTTCCATGAGATCACCACAATTGAATCCCTCAGTCCGTCACTCCTTCATCACGAATCAGGTAAGGCTGAACTCTTCATTGGGTGTTATAAAATTCTTCACATGCTTTTAAAGGTTTTTTCAAAAGACTTTTATTATTAGCTCTCCAGTATCTGATGGTGGAAAATATGGCAAACAAGCCGAGATATACCATACGAGTTTACATGGGATCAAAAGACAAGTATATTGCTCTGAGCTTGTGGGAAGCACATACCGATGAACATGGCAAGTTTAGGCCAGCCAACATAAGCATGGTTATTCATAATAGAGAGACTGAAACAAAAGCGTCCATGAGAACTGAAACTGCTGCTAGATTAGCTGCGGTTCTTTTAAGTATGGTAGCCGAAGCCGAAAAATTAACCATGAAGAAAAGGAGGAGAATTAACATTGAAGAAAGATTTGAAGAACAATTCCTCCTTGAAGACGAGGAAGAAGAAATTCTAGAAAATGTGGAAGAAATAGAAGCAACTGTTAATGAGGAGTGATTCATGTGAAAAAGCTTAAAGTTTATATTCCTGGAATCTCCTTTCCTTCTCTTTCACTTACAGGGAATTACTGCGCACTAAACTGTGCTCATTGCGGAAAGCATTATCTTGAGAGTATGAAAAAAGTTGAAAAATCAAACCTTGTAGAGTACTGTAAGAACTTAGAAAAAGAAGGATACAAAGGGTGTCTCCTAAGCGGGGGAGTAGATTCAAGACTAAAAGTACCTTTAGACCTATACACCAATGAGATAAAGCAAATAAAAAAAGAAACAAAGCTCAAGCTCAATGCCCATGTGGGGTTCATCGATGAAAGTGACTTAGAGTGGTTAAAATACGTTGATGTGGTTTCTCTGGATTTTGTTGGTGAAGATGATGTCATTAAAAGAGTGTACAAAATCAAGAAACGAGTTGAAGATTACCTTGGGATAATTGAGCTATTGACATCAAATGGGATTAAAGTTGCTCCTCATATAACAGTGGGTTTGGATTTTGGGAAAATTTGGTGGGAGTACAAAGCTATTGAATTACTCGCCCACTATCCGGTTGATGTTCTTGTTCTTGATGTTCTAATCCCTACTAAAGGTACTGAAATGGAAAACACAACTCCTCCTTCTGTGGATAAATCCTTAGAGGTTGTTAAATACGCACGGAAGGCGTTCAATGGAGAACTAAGCATTGGATGCATGAGACCCCTTGGGAAATGGCGTTTAGAATTTGACAAAGAAGCCATATTAATAGGGGTTGACCGAATAACAAATCCACCAAGAAAAATTATTGAATGGGCAAAGAAAATAAGAGATATTGAAATTATCCATGAATGTTGTGTCATGTGAGCTAGAAATAGAGAGCATAAACAAAGTATGCATAAAGAATTAAAAGCACGACACTTGTCTTCCGTCCTACCCTGTTGTTAAGCCTTAGGGAAATAGCGAGTATTCCCATTACAAACAAGGTTAATGGTGCAATAAACGTATAAATCGTATGATCTACCTTTATAGGCCTGATTAATGCTGCAATACCAATTACCATTAGGATGTCTAATATGTTTGCCCCAACGACATTTCCAACACTTATATTGGGAATTTTCTTTAACGTGGCAGTTAATGAATTTGCGAACTCTGGGAGGGAAGTTCCTACAGAAACTAGTGTTAATCCAATGACTACCTCTGGAACCCCCAAAGCCGTGGCAATCTTTACAGCACTGTCTACCACAAGTCTAGCCCCAATAACTACGATTAATCCACTCACAAATAAGATTGCAATCTCTTTTTTGGGATTTCCCTTCCCCTCTTTGGCTTCTTCGAGGGTTATATGCTTTTTATAAAGGTAATAGAGAAATCCAACATAGATCAAGATCAGGGAAAACCCTTCAACTCTTGAAATCAATAGATCTCTCATCAAAAACCATGCGTAAAGCGTAACAGCGATCATAAAAAGAGAGTTTTTCCATGCTATTTCATCCACATCAAGGGGCATTATAAGGGATGAAACCCCTAAAATCAAGGCAATATTTGCTAAAGCACTTCCAATAGCATTCCCAAGTGCTATGTCGCCAAGTCCCTTATAAGCCGCTATTGCAGAGGTTGTAACCTCTGGAAGCGTTGTGGCGATACTAGCCAACACTAGGGCTATCAAAAACTCGCTAACTCCAAATCCTTTGGCCACTCTTGTTGCAGATTCTACAAATAAATCACTTCCTTTGATCAACATTGCCAAACCTAGGACAAAGAGACCAAAAGTTATAATGTAGTCCATCGCCATTTTGCCCTCCCGAGGGGATTAAAAGGTAGGGATTTTAAAAGCCTTTGGGTGAAAAGCCTAAAAGAGATTAGTACCAAAATCCAGCAGAGGTGGCGAAGGTGAACATTGCCAAATATATTGACCATACAAACTTAAAATCGTATGCAACTAAGGAAGATATAATAAAACTATGTGAAGAAGCGAAGAAGTATGGATTTTATGCAGTCTGTGTAAATCCATATAGAGTAAAACTAGCAAAAGAGCACCTCAAGGGTACAGAGATTAAGGTAGCAAGTGTGATAGGGTTCCCTCTAGGAGCAACACCAACAGAAGTAAAGGTCTTTGAAGCAAAAAAAGCTCTCGAAAATGGAGCAGATGAGCTTGACATGGTAATCAACATTGGAGCACTGAAGGATAAAGACTACGAATATGTCAAGAAGGATATAGCGGAAGTTGTTAAAGTAGCACATGAAAAGGGAGCAATAGTCAAAGTAATTATTGAGACATGCTATTTAACTGAGGAAGAAAAGGAGATTGCATGCAAACTTGCCGTGGAAGCTGGAACTGACTTTGTTAAGACTTCAACCGGTTTTGGAACTGGTGGAGCTACTATTGAAGATGTAAAACTAATGCGCAAAATAGTTGGGGAAAAAGTGGGTGTCAAAGCGGCAGGGGGCATAAGAACTTACAAACAGGCAATAGAAATGATACAAGCGGGGGCAAATAGAATAGGTACTTCAAGTGGTGTAAAAATTGTCGAAGGGGCAAGAAATGAGTGAACTTTTAAGACTCTTAACAACTGTTATAAGAGAAATAGAAGAGGATGGTTTCCAGCCAAAAATCGCATTAGTAGGCCCTAAATTTGCAGAAAAGGGCATGAAAGAGCTGAAAGATCTCAATCTAAAGGTATACATTGTAGAAGAATTAAACTGTGATGCAATAATTGGGGATCCCCGATTTATAGGACATCTCCGAAAAGCCTCAAGACGGGTGTCATTGGAACCATTAATGGAGGAAAAAGAGTTCTGGGAAGAAATAGAAGAAATACAAAAGCTCTAAATTTGGAGAGAGACCAATACATCCTTTATTCTTCTTTTTATAACATGTCCCAAGCCACCGCCAACCACAATACCAGTGACTGCTTGGAGGGTATTTCCAGGAATCTCTGCTATGGCCCCGCCCCATCCATAAACGTAGACTTCTACAAAAAAGTAGCCAAGAACCATTAAACCTCCACCAAGGATCGTTGCAAGGAGTATTGCAGTGAAATCATCTTTCTTGGAGGTAATATATCCTATAACGAATCCTTCTACACCTTTTATTACCAAAGTAAACGGTGCCCAATGAGCATAGCCAGTTATAATGTCTGCCATTGCCGATCCAAAACCGCCGGCAAAAGCTCCTATGGTAGGACCAAAAAGAACGGCCACCAACATTACCATAGTATCTCCAATGTTGATATATCCACTGGTCAAAGGAGTAGGCACCTGAATTGCCATTGTAACCACTGCAACAAGAGCTGCCATTACTCCAGAAAGGGCTACACCAACTGCAACCTCAAATACTCTTTTCTTAAGTATGAACAAATAAGCAAAATAAAGCACTGCCACAGCAATTATAATCCATTTGGCATATGGAGCTACTGCCTCAATCACCATTGTCATCACCTCACTTTATTTATTATTCAAGTTAAAACTTGAGATAAAGGTTTAAAAATTTTTCTCTCAAAAACGCAAGAACATAAAAGCAAAAGAAAAAAGAATAGAAATCAGCCAACAACAACCTTAATGGCCTCTTCGAGAATGTCCAAACCAATCTTGGCTTCTTCCTCATCAATTGTAAGTGGCGGGATCAACCTTAATGCACTCTTTCCACAACCAAGTGTTGCAAGGCCTCTCTTGAGGGCTTCAACTACAACTTGGTTCCTTTCGTTGCTTGCATACTCTTTGCTCTTTCTGTCTTTTACGAATTCGATGGCCCATGCAAGACCAAGACCCCTAATATCACCAATGATCTCATATTTATCATACATTTCTTGAAGTCTCTCTTTAAATAGTGGTTCAAGCTTTTGAGCATTCTCGATTAGTCCATTTTCAAGCTCCTCAATAACTGTCAAAGCAGCCACACATGCAAGGGCATTTCCTCCATAAGTGTTGCTGTGAACTCCCGAAATTCCAAAATCCAGATCCTTTCTGAAGATGGTTGCACCAATTGGAACTCCCCCACCAAGAGCCTTTGCGAGACTTATAGTGTCTGGAGCCACTCCAAAGTGTTCTATTGCAAACATTCTACCTGTTCTTCCCATTCCCATCTGAACTTCATCATCCATGAGTAATATTCCATGCTTTTCAGCAAGCTTTTTGAGTTCCTTGAAGAAATTCTTTGGTGGTACTACATAACCACCTTCTCCTTGAATTGGCTCAAATATTATTCCAGCGACCTCTTCAGGAGGTACATAATGAGCAAAGAGATAGTCTTCTATGTATTCAAGAACTCTATTAACAAGCTCATCTGGCTCCTCATAACCATTAATATGCCATGGGTTTCTGTAAGGGTTTGGATATGGTACATGCTCAACACCAGGCATTGTTGGGAACATTCTTGACCTGTGAACAGGTTTACTTGCAGTTAGGCTCATTGTACCATGTGTTCTCCCATGAAATGCAGCAATAAATGCTATGAAGAGTTTTCTTTGGGTAGACCACTTTGCGATTTTTATAGCTGCCTCATTAGCCTCAGTTCCACTATTTGAGAGAAATGTCTTCTTTTCAAAGTCTCCTGGGGCAATGCTATCAAGTTTTTCGGCCAATGCAACTTGATAAGGATTATAGTAGTCAGTTCCAGCCCCATGAATCAACTTATCGAGTTGTTCCTTTAGAGCCTCAACAACTTTTGGATTTCTAAGACCAGCATTGAGAACTCCTATTCCAGAAGAGAAATCAAGAACTCTGTTCCCATCCACATCAATCCAGTAGTTTCCCTCGGTCCTCTCTATAACAAGGAAATACTCATTTGGATCGTTTGTCGTTGTGGCCATGTATTTGTGGTGCTTCTCTATTATTTCCCTAGCTTTTGGTCCCGGAATTTCTTTAACCTGAGGTCCCTTCACCATGTTTGCTCACCGTTGTATAAAGTATTTTCCACCTATATAATTTTATGTTCACTAAAAGCTACTTTTGGTCGAAAAAGTTTCGGGATTCATGAGAAAGAGAAAGTAGTTTTACAATAAAACTAAAAGAAAAAGTTGCAAAATAAATTCACAAAAAGAATTTATTCTTCTTGTACCTGAGATTTCCAATTTTCCAAGAGATCCTTTGCAGAGTTTGCTGCAACGGCTCCCTGGCCAACTGCAACTGCAATTTGCTTGAATACATTTGTTATATCACCTGCAGCAAAAAGCCCTTTTATCTTTGTTCTCATGTACATGTCAACAGGTATGTACCCTTGCTCGTCTGTAATATTCAAATGCCTAACAAAATCAGTTTTTGGTTCGTAACCTATGAAAACGAATACCCCATCAATTTTTTTCTCAAATACCTCGCCAGTCTTAACGTTTTTCAATACAACGCTCTCAACTTTTTTGTCTCCCTTGATTTCTACAACGATGGTATTCAACAATGTAGGAATCCCTCTCTGCTTGAATCTATCTTGAAGTATTTTGTCCGCTCTAAACTGCTCTCTCCTGTGTACTAGGGTTACATTAACCCCAATTTCATTAAGATATAAGGCCTCCTGAAGTGCAGTGTTTCCTCCACCCACAACTATAACATCCTTGCCCTTAAATAAGGGACCATCACATGTTGCACAGTAACTAACACCTCTTCCATAGAATTTATCTTCCCCAGGAACCCTAAGCTTTCTAGGCTCAGCTCCCACTGTTATTATAACACTCCTAGCTTTGTAGATCTTTCCGTTCTTTGTTTTTACTTCAAATTTACATGGGCCTTCGTAGTAAGCACACTCTGCCAAATCTATCCTCTCTACTTCATCAAAAATTATTGGCACATCGAGCTTTTTTACTTGTTCGTGCATCTTATTAGCTAGCTCAGAGCCTTTTACTCCATCTGGAAATCCAGGATAATTTTCAATGATGTCTGTGAGGGCAACGTTTCCCCCTATGTCCTTCGAGATTATCAATGTATCAAACCCATAACGAGCTGAGTATATAGCTGCTGTAAATCCTGCAGGACCTGCTCCAATTATTAGAACATCCCAAGTCTTTGTCTCGTCAATACTGCCTTGTGATAAACCTCCCAAACTGAACATCCTTCCCACCTCCAGTTTACAACTTTTGGTTGAATACTTAAAAACATTATGGAACAACTTTGAGAACTAAATTAATTTCACCTCTTTATCCACTATTAAATGAAGAACATACCCTAGAAAGGCCACAAATCCCATAAACAAAGCCTCTCCAAATTTAAAAACAAGACCATGCCTACATAACGCAAAGACGGACAAGCCATAAATAGTGGCGAAGGTGAGAGAGTGGACTATCCCTCTATGCTTCGGAAGCATGGCAGAAAATGCATACCACGCCCCCACTGCAAAAAGAGCTCCCACTACCCATGCAACGCCCCCATCCATCCAAGTCTCATTTCCGAACGAAACATAATCTCTAATCCTAATGAATACCGCACTGCCTACGAACACTGAAACTATAGGCTTTATTCCTCTATGTATTAGTGCCTCTGGATGATCAAGATCAGGTAAATCAGCTCCAAGAACGTAAACACCATACCCAAAAATCATTGCCATCAAACTCAATTCAAACGGAATATTTGCATAGTGTTTTAGAAAAGATGCAAATAAAACCACCAAAGGATAAGTTAGAAGGCCACTGAGAACATGGCCATTATAATTCATTGCTTTTCCTCCACCTCTTGCTCCTCGAGGAATTTTCTGACATAATCCGGGACTTTGTAATTCCCCTTCGGATCTCCTACTAAAAAGCCCAACCTTATTAGTTCTTCCAAGTGATCATAAACCTGAACTCCTGGCTTTTTCACTTCTTTAGCGATTTGGATATAGCTCGCTGGCCCTCCATTGAACTGATATACTATAGTCTCTACTAAATCTTTGTAATCTTTTGGTATTCTCATCAGATATTCCTCCAAGTTCTTGGGCTCTTCCAATATGGTTGTAACCACATAGTCATCTATTGGGTCAAATTTATGTTTACTAGCCTCACTTAATACATAATGGAGAAGCCTTAAGATTTGTCTCGGATTGCCCTTTGCAAGTTGGTGAATAAGTCTTATCGCCTCATCAGTAAATGGATACACCGGATCGTCAGTATCTCTAATTCTAACTTTATTAAGTCTCTTTTTAACGAGTTCAAAAGTTTCATCAAGACTCATTGGTCTTAACTTAAATTCATAATGCAATCTCATAAAAAAGGCGGGGAAAATTTTTGAGTACTCCTCATAGGCATCGGGTATACAGGCAAAACCAACGATACACCCAGAGGGCATGTTGCTTATAAAGTGCCTTAACATTTCAAAAAAGAGAATCTTTTCTTCTTCACTTGCAGTTTGCATATTCTCCAACTCATCAAGAAGCACTGTAGAATAAGAGTACTTACTCAATTCCTTTGTCAGCATTTCAGCAATATCTCTCGATTTATACTCTTTAGTTGAAGATAACATCTTTTCAAGACGATCTATAAAACCTAACTTTCTGGAGAGGTTTTCAAGAAAGATATTGGTCCTAGTTTTTGGTGGCTTTAAGCCATTAAACATGTCTCGCGTGAGTTTTAAGATATCATTTGTATCGACTTTAATATAAATTGCTTTTCCTCCTTGCTCCGATATAGTCTTATAAATACTTTTAAGTCTCTGGGTTTTTCCCATTCCTAGAGGACCCACTAAAGAAAATGCTATTGAACTTTTATTCCCAATTACCTCTGAGATTATCATGGATAAGCGCATATCCACCTCTTGGTAAACATGTATACTCTCTACGTCTTCTATTCCTTCACTTGCCAATTGTTCAAAAGGATTTTTTGCTAGACCATATACTTCATAAGATGGAGGGGAATAAACTTTAAGTGTGCTAGGCCTTTCCATTTTACCCACCAAGTTTAAATTTTGAGTAAGAGGATATATAAACTTGTCCATAGAGGTGAAGAAAATGACCACACTGCTTGTAACGGTACCTGGTGGAAGAGAGGGTGATGCTGCTCTCGAGCTTGAATGGGCTCTTGAAGATGCAAGGGTTAGACGTGCAAAGTGGAGAGGAGTGTTAATAGTCAAAACACGCCTCGAAAAAGACGAAGCATTGGAGAGAATAAAAGAGTTTGACACTACAGCAATTTTTAAAGTTCTACCTCTAGAGAAACTAGTCATG includes:
- the deoC gene encoding deoxyribose-phosphate aldolase produces the protein MNIAKYIDHTNLKSYATKEDIIKLCEEAKKYGFYAVCVNPYRVKLAKEHLKGTEIKVASVIGFPLGATPTEVKVFEAKKALENGADELDMVINIGALKDKDYEYVKKDIAEVVKVAHEKGAIVKVIIETCYLTEEEKEIACKLAVEAGTDFVKTSTGFGTGGATIEDVKLMRKIVGEKVGVKAAGGIRTYKQAIEMIQAGANRIGTSSGVKIVEGARNE
- a CDS encoding radical SAM protein; translated protein: MKKLKVYIPGISFPSLSLTGNYCALNCAHCGKHYLESMKKVEKSNLVEYCKNLEKEGYKGCLLSGGVDSRLKVPLDLYTNEIKQIKKETKLKLNAHVGFIDESDLEWLKYVDVVSLDFVGEDDVIKRVYKIKKRVEDYLGIIELLTSNGIKVAPHITVGLDFGKIWWEYKAIELLAHYPVDVLVLDVLIPTKGTEMENTTPPSVDKSLEVVKYARKAFNGELSIGCMRPLGKWRLEFDKEAILIGVDRITNPPRKIIEWAKKIRDIEIIHECCVM
- a CDS encoding cation diffusion facilitator family transporter; translated protein: METIYKPLIVSIVGNIVLGIAKIIVGALHSSLALISDGIHSLSDVVTSVVGYLGVKIASKPADQSHPFGHSRFESLFAFFMGVLLFLVAYEIGRDALERIIERHVIKVNVLMIGITVVSIISKEMMTRYSLRVGKKLGNQIVIVDAYHHRSDALSSVVVLVGLFLQKFGISYGDSIAGIIVAFFIAKVAFEIVVKNINHLTGVSPPEDIYRRIVEKVMSVEGVKGMHDLRAHYVGPRLHVEVHIEVLPELTLKEAHDISEEVKKRIEEVEEVETAFIHIDIKGVTE
- a CDS encoding calcium/sodium antiporter; this encodes MAMDYIITFGLFVLGLAMLIKGSDLFVESATRVAKGFGVSEFLIALVLASIATTLPEVTTSAIAAYKGLGDIALGNAIGSALANIALILGVSSLIMPLDVDEIAWKNSLFMIAVTLYAWFLMRDLLISRVEGFSLILIYVGFLYYLYKKHITLEEAKEGKGNPKKEIAILFVSGLIVVIGARLVVDSAVKIATALGVPEVVIGLTLVSVGTSLPEFANSLTATLKKIPNISVGNVVGANILDILMVIGIAALIRPIKVDHTIYTFIAPLTLFVMGILAISLRLNNRVGRKTSVVLLILYAYFVYALYF
- a CDS encoding metal-dependent hydrolase: MNYNGHVLSGLLTYPLVVLFASFLKHYANIPFELSLMAMIFGYGVYVLGADLPDLDHPEALIHRGIKPIVSVFVGSAVFIRIRDYVSFGNETWMDGGVAWVVGALFAVGAWYAFSAMLPKHRGIVHSLTFATIYGLSVFALCRHGLVFKFGEALFMGFVAFLGYVLHLIVDKEVKLI
- a CDS encoding ECF transporter S component, with protein sequence MVIEAVAPYAKWIIIAVAVLYFAYLFILKKRVFEVAVGVALSGVMAALVAVVTMAIQVPTPLTSGYINIGDTMVMLVAVLFGPTIGAFAGGFGSAMADIITGYAHWAPFTLVIKGVEGFVIGYITSKKDDFTAILLATILGGGLMVLGYFFVEVYVYGWGGAIAEIPGNTLQAVTGIVVGGGLGHVIKRRIKDVLVSLQI
- a CDS encoding acetyl ornithine aminotransferase family protein, whose protein sequence is MVKGPQVKEIPGPKAREIIEKHHKYMATTTNDPNEYFLVIERTEGNYWIDVDGNRVLDFSSGIGVLNAGLRNPKVVEALKEQLDKLIHGAGTDYYNPYQVALAEKLDSIAPGDFEKKTFLSNSGTEANEAAIKIAKWSTQRKLFIAFIAAFHGRTHGTMSLTASKPVHRSRMFPTMPGVEHVPYPNPYRNPWHINGYEEPDELVNRVLEYIEDYLFAHYVPPEEVAGIIFEPIQGEGGYVVPPKNFFKELKKLAEKHGILLMDDEVQMGMGRTGRMFAIEHFGVAPDTISLAKALGGGVPIGATIFRKDLDFGISGVHSNTYGGNALACVAALTVIEELENGLIENAQKLEPLFKERLQEMYDKYEIIGDIRGLGLAWAIEFVKDRKSKEYASNERNQVVVEALKRGLATLGCGKSALRLIPPLTIDEEEAKIGLDILEEAIKVVVG
- a CDS encoding family 4B encapsulin nanocompartment shell protein; its protein translation is MSELLRLLTTVIREIEEDGFQPKIALVGPKFAEKGMKELKDLNLKVYIVEELNCDAIIGDPRFIGHLRKASRRVSLEPLMEEKEFWEEIEEIQKL
- a CDS encoding ATPase, with the translated sequence MERPSTLKVYSPPSYEVYGLAKNPFEQLASEGIEDVESIHVYQEVDMRLSMIISEVIGNKSSIAFSLVGPLGMGKTQRLKSIYKTISEQGGKAIYIKVDTNDILKLTRDMFNGLKPPKTRTNIFLENLSRKLGFIDRLEKMLSSTKEYKSRDIAEMLTKELSKYSYSTVLLDELENMQTASEEEKILFFEMLRHFISNMPSGCIVGFACIPDAYEEYSKIFPAFFMRLHYEFKLRPMSLDETFELVKKRLNKVRIRDTDDPVYPFTDEAIRLIHQLAKGNPRQILRLLHYVLSEASKHKFDPIDDYVVTTILEEPKNLEEYLMRIPKDYKDLVETIVYQFNGGPASYIQIAKEVKKPGVQVYDHLEELIRLGFLVGDPKGNYKVPDYVRKFLEEQEVEEKQ
- the trxB gene encoding thioredoxin-disulfide reductase, with translation MFSLGGLSQGSIDETKTWDVLIIGAGPAGFTAAIYSARYGFDTLIISKDIGGNVALTDIIENYPGFPDGVKGSELANKMHEQVKKLDVPIIFDEVERIDLAECAYYEGPCKFEVKTKNGKIYKARSVIITVGAEPRKLRVPGEDKFYGRGVSYCATCDGPLFKGKDVIVVGGGNTALQEALYLNEIGVNVTLVHRREQFRADKILQDRFKQRGIPTLLNTIVVEIKGDKKVESVVLKNVKTGEVFEKKIDGVFVFIGYEPKTDFVRHLNITDEQGYIPVDMYMRTKIKGLFAAGDITNVFKQIAVAVGQGAVAANSAKDLLENWKSQVQEE